The sequence below is a genomic window from Perca flavescens isolate YP-PL-M2 chromosome 24, PFLA_1.0, whole genome shotgun sequence.
CCTTCTCCATTAATCTTTGGAAGGTGGCTGGGGCTCCAGTTATCCCCTGCGGCATCCTCTCAAACTGAAAGAACCCCAATGGGCAGATGAATGCcgtcttttctttgtcttcctcGGCCATGGCAATTTGGTAATAACCGCTCCGCAGATCAAGAACGGAGAACCACTTGCTTCCGGTCATTGAATCCAACACGTCATCAATACAAGGTGTTGTGTACTGATCTGGGATGGTTCGGCTGTTTAACAATCGGTAGTCAATACACATTCTCACAGCTCCATTCTTTTTGCGAACAATCACAATTGGGGATGCATAGGGACTACGAGACTCCTTGATGATCCCTGCACGTAACAGTTCTTGGAGGTGCTTTCTCACGTCTTCCAGGTCAGCTGGAGCCAGGCGACGAGAGCGCTCCCTGAACGGCCGTGGATCTGACATCCGGATTGTGTGCTCTACTCCCTTTGCCAATCCAACATCCCATTCTTGTAAAGAGAACACCTGGGACCTGGTGGATAGCTTTTGTCGGAGTCTCTCTTTCCACTCCTCTGAGACAGGTGAGTCTCCAAAGTTGATCAGGTTTGCATCAAACTCAGTGTCAGCTGTcctggatggagagagaggagtgacTGCATCTGTCAGATACATATGCCCGATAACTGATCCCACTGGTATGACTGTCTCTGTCAAAGACTCATTTTGGACCAAGATTCTGAAATGGCTGACGTTCACCTCTTCGCTGGGCACCACCATGGGCTGAAGTAGCACACCCGCTGGGAGTGGAGCATCAGGGGACGAGTCAACCATCAAGATTTCTTGGTCAACCTGGAGCTTGTACTCGACTTTGCAGACTGCCGACAGTCACCACCAGGGGCAGAGTCAGTGGGCCAGGGCCTTGCCATAAAACACAGCCAATAtcaccctcctcctccagtGCTGTGGCCATGCCAGACGCTTTTAGCTTGTTGTCTTTGTAACATGCTTGTATCCCCAGTGTCTGGGTGATGTCAATGCCATTGTCCTTACACTGCTGTACAAGACGTCGGATGTGACTGGCATTGGTCCCCACAATGATAGGAATCGGGTCTGTAGTTCGGGGCTGGGGGCAAATAAGAGCAAGAACTGTCAACGTCTGGTCGGCACCTGCAACCTTGGCTGGATATTCAATGTCGACCACGACATACCCACGGTATGGATAACTGATCTCAGATTCACTTAGTCCCCACAGGGCTAATCCAGACACGGGCGTATGGGGACATCAGACAAGTAAGTTTGATACCAAGACTCAAAGATAATGGTGACCTGAGAGCCACTATCAAACAAGGCCTCACAGCACTGTCCATTTACTTTCACAGGTACTATGCTGGGTGGACCAATCAAGCCTTCAGGGATGTCAGCCGGCTCTGATGAGGTAACAGCACTTTTCTTGACCCCACAGTTGACTTCATTGTTGGCGGCGTCCCCAGACTGTTGTCTGTCTTTTGTCACCTTCAAAGCATGAATTAGCTTTCTGATAACCTTGGCTTGATTCTCAGGGTTGCGGCACTTTGTGGCAAAATGTCCACTCTCACCACACCTATAGCAGAAATTCTCTTCTGACCTTTTTGGTGCTCCCTTGGGGAAGTTGGGGACCTGTTTAGAAGCTTCCATGGTTGAAACAGCAACTGCAGCATCTTGCTCAGACATCTTGTTGCTAGTTTTCTGTTTTAGTCGTTCCAGTTGTTTTTTCAAGGCAGCCAGCTCGGCAACTTGCCGATTCTCAGAGCCAGGCGGTGCACTAATGGTTTTAATCTCCATGTAATCATCTTTGACTTGAGTGGATTTTGTCACCACTGATGCAACCATTGACTTTAGCTCTTTTATTTCAGCCTTTAAGTTCTGGATCTCAGCTTGCCTTGTATCCACTTCTGTATTAGCATGCACTTGATGTACTGAGGCACTGAGCTTCTTTCTAGAAGTTTCGTATTCTTCCTCAGCACGAATCTCAGTCAACAGCTGTAGAAAGTTTGGTGGTGCGGCCTTCCTTTCTCTCAAGCGCAGCTGGATCAGCATCAGGTCTGAGGCAATAGCACCCCTCAGCAGTTGCTCCAGTCGGGCGTGATCCTTGCAGCTAGCAGGGAGGCCCCCTCTTTGAGTCACCTTAGCTAGAGACCTCTCTAGACGTCGAAGGAAATCTGATAGTTTCTctcctttttgttgttgcatcaATCGGAAAGCAAAGTAGAGATCATCACCGGACTCAGCACTTCCAAACGCACTTTCAAGGGCTTCCAAGCACTCTTTTGGGCTGGCGTCAGGATTGGCGTGCCGCACTGCTTTCACAATTTCTAGTGCGGGCCCCTTTAAACTTCCAATAAGTCTGCGTCTTTTTTCTCTATCAGAGCATTCAGTCTCCTCCACCATAAGCCATGCTTGCTCTAGCCAATGATCAAAGGGTTCCTCACCTGGCGGCGTTGGTAGGGCTCCCGAGAACATGCGTAGTCGACTATAACTTCCACCATCAGCTggttttgttgtcttttccaACAAATCTCCAACAGCGCGAAGGATGGATTCAGTGGAGCTAGTGGGCGGGGGTGTACTGGGGAATAATGATTTGAGATCCTCCATGGTTTTACCTTCAGCCTGCAGCAATCCTTTTAGTTTACTA
It includes:
- the LOC114550658 gene encoding paraneoplastic antigen Ma2 homolog, producing the protein MEKTELVSELKRWCRGEGLDESHALMTITPEDVEISEVEETLGTIKSLGRVRVRGRNFSARLNRRMVLCESKETVQEESVPSEVVPIDGGEAWPVVIIGGAQAAAEEFNSKLKGLLQAEGKTMEDLKSLFPSTPPPTSSTESILRAVGDLLEKTTKPADGGSYSRLRMFSGALPTPPGEEPFDHWLEQAWLMVEETECSDREKRRRLIGSLKGPALEIVKAVRHANPDASPKECLEALESAFGSAESGDDLYFAFRLMQQQKGEKLSDFLRRLERSLAKVTQRGGLPASCKDHARLEQLLRGAIASDLMLIQLRLRERKAAPPNFLQLLTEIRAEEEYETSRKKLSASVHQVHANTEVDTRQAEIQNLKAEIKELKSMVASVVTKSTQVKDDYMEIKTISAPPGSENRQVAELAALKKQLERLKQKTSNKMSEQDAAVAVSTMEASKQVPNFPKGAPKRSEENFCYRCGESGHFATKCRNPENQAKVIRKLIHALKVTKDRQQSGDAANNEVNCGVKKSAVTSSEPADIPEGLIGPPSIVPVKVNGQCCEALFDSGSQVTIIFESWYQTYLSDVPIRPCLD